GCCCTGGGCATGTTTGCCGTGTACTTCTTGTTTACCGGCCTGGGCATACCGCCTTACCTGGCGGTGCTGTTGGCCGGCATGTTAGGCCTACTCTTAGGCATCCTGATCTATTACATCGCCGTGCATCGGGTACTCAACGCCCCCCATCTCTCCACCCTGCTGGCCACCTACTCGGTCAACATGATCATCATCGGCCTGGGTACGGCGGCTCTTTCCACTTCTCCCTACAATGTGGAATACACCCTGGACTCGCTTCGATTGGGCAGCCAAATCGTCATCCCCGGCACCCGACTAGTCGCTGCCGTGGCTGCCGTTTTGGTGACCGGGCTGCTTTTCCTGTTCTTGCAAAAAACCCGCATCGGCTGGTACATCCGTGCGGTTACCGACAACCGTAATGCCGCGGAAATCGTGGGCGTCCCCTCGGTTCGCATCCTGGCTTTGAGTTTCGGGCTGGGCACCTTGCTGGCCGCCTTCTCTGGCGCCCTGATCGCCACTTTTTTCCCTTTCACCATCCTGGCTGGTGGACAGTACGAACTCAAGAGTTTCGTCATCGGCGTCTTGGGCGGCCTGGGCAACCCCGTCGGCTCCCTGTTCGGCGGCCTGATTCTGGGCGCCATTGAGGGCATCGTGCCGGCCTTCATGCCCACCACCTGGACGCCGGTGCTGGAATTTGCCCTGTTCATCCTCATCTTGTTGGTTCGCCCCAGCGGGTTGTTTGGAGCGAAAGAATGAACAAAAATCAGGCACGACTCGGACTACTGCTCAGTTTGGCAAGCATTGCGATCATCTTTGCCTGGCCCCTGGTAACCCACAAGGCCTCCGACCGCGAGAGCGCTTTCACCATTCTCAGGGCCATCACCCTGGCCGTGAGCCTCAACATTCTGCTGGGCTATACCGGCTATGTCAGTTTCGGTCACATCGTCTTCTTCGGCCTGGGCGGCTATGTGGGGGTCTATCTCATCGTGGTCAAAGGCTGGTCCCTGTGGCTGGCCATGCTGGCCGGAGGGCTGGCCTCCGGATTGCTGGCCCTGGTCGTCGGGAGCGCCATCTTGCGTCTCCGGGGGGCGTATTTCGCCCTGGTCACCATCGGGCTCAACGAGGTCGTCCGGTCTTTCATCAACAACTTCGAGCCCTTCGGCGGCCCCATTGGGATGACCATCAAGTTCTCGGTGTACAAAGCCTACGGCGGAGCGGCGCACATGCTCCAGTTGGCCTTCTATGTGGTGACCGGCCTGGCCGTGCT
The Anaerolineae bacterium DNA segment above includes these coding regions:
- a CDS encoding branched-chain amino acid ABC transporter permease; amino-acid sequence: MELVRSLIDGLLLGFVYGLAAMGLTLIWGVMNVINLSHGSIIALGMFAVYFLFTGLGIPPYLAVLLAGMLGLLLGILIYYIAVHRVLNAPHLSTLLATYSVNMIIIGLGTAALSTSPYNVEYTLDSLRLGSQIVIPGTRLVAAVAAVLVTGLLFLFLQKTRIGWYIRAVTDNRNAAEIVGVPSVRILALSFGLGTLLAAFSGALIATFFPFTILAGGQYELKSFVIGVLGGLGNPVGSLFGGLILGAIEGIVPAFMPTTWTPVLEFALFILILLVRPSGLFGAKE
- a CDS encoding branched-chain amino acid ABC transporter permease produces the protein MNKNQARLGLLLSLASIAIIFAWPLVTHKASDRESAFTILRAITLAVSLNILLGYTGYVSFGHIVFFGLGGYVGVYLIVVKGWSLWLAMLAGGLASGLLALVVGSAILRLRGAYFALVTIGLNEVVRSFINNFEPFGGPIGMTIKFSVYKAYGGAAHMLQLAFYVVTGLAVLATLVSYFVRTSRFGLGLLAIREDEDAAEVMGVRAPTMKTIAYVLSAIIPGMLGALFFFKNGSIEPPEAFPLAISIEMIVMVMLGGQGTVLGPILGAAGYQAMRTFLLTNPVLKNIQLTVAGVLLLLIVLFIPAGFIGWLRRRFPKVRRVLI